A window of Exiguobacterium sp. FSL W8-0210 genomic DNA:
CCTCGTTTCTCGCCCTCTTCCGCCGCTGCCTGAAGCAGTTCCGTACCAATTCCTTTTCCGCCATGACGCGCGTCAACTGATAAAGTATCCAGGTAATAGACCGGACCTTCCGTCTCGACGTCGATTTGGATATCTTGACCCGTCCAGTGCTTCAGTTGGTCTTTAATCGGTTCGTCGAGTCGTTTCGCATCCGTCCCGGCATATGCAATGACGATTCCCGCTACTTCACCCTCGATGATTTTCACGAGGATGTTCTCATGGCTCAGTCGGTTTCCTGTTTCAGCGACAAAGTACGCGAGTCGCTCTAAAACGTCCTCCCGCTTTGTCGTTCCCGTCAATGTCTCAGCAATCTCATGAATTGCTTGCTCAATCAACGGGGCAATCTGTTGTGCTTCTGAAGCATATGCTTTTCGAATCATCTAGTCGTTCTCCTTTGAATTTTTTTAATGACGGTTTGTCAAATTAAGCGCAACACTTCTTCGGAAAAGACCTCGTATGCAGTTTTCCAATCCAAACACTTTCGTGGTCGATTGTTGATTCTAGAAAGTGCGTGATCTAATTCTGTCTTGTTGATCATTCCGAAGTTGGTTCCCTTTGGGAAGAACTCACGGAGAAGACCATTGGCATTCTCATTGCTGCCACGTTGCCATGAAGAATAGGGGTCCGCGAAGTACATCGGGATACCAAGAGAGTCCTGTATCCGTTCGTGACAGCTGAACTCCTTACCGCGATCCGTCGTCATGGTTTGAAACGTTCCCGATGGGAAAGAAGAATAAAGCGTTCGGATGGCGTGTTCCATCGAGTGAGAAGAACGATCGACCATCGGTAGTACGATATAGAACCGACTTTTACGTTCGATGAATGTCGCGACACATGCCTTTGTCTGTCCTCGTCCTGATACAACAGTATCCAACTCCCAGTGCCCGAACGTCTCTCGACCCCGGACGTCCGACGGACGTTTACTGATCGGAAGCCCGATGTTGAAGCGACCTCTTGTCTCACGTGGCTTTTGGCGCTTTCCTTTTTGTCGTAAAACGCCTAAATCGCTCTTGATGAATCCTTTATATATCCATCGATAGATTGTACTGTACGATGGTCCCTGTTTGTGAAAGAGCCGTCTTGCGATCTGTTCGGGAGACCATGTCTCTCGCAGTTTCGAAAGGATACGTGAGCCAAGCGAAGCGCTGAACAGCGTGCGTGCTCCACAATTCTTTTTTTGCATCTCATAACGCCGCCCAGCGTTGATCGCATTGTAGGAAGGATTCCGTTTTAGCTCACGTGAAATCGTAGACGGCTGTCGTCCGAGATGCTGAGCGATCTTTCGCATTGAAAATCCAAGCTCTAGATAAGTTTCTATTTTGACTCTTTCTGATGTGGTAAGATGAACATAGCTCATAACGAATCCTCCGTTGAATTTTGTGTGGTAACTCTATTCTACACGAGGTCGTTATGGGTTTTTTTGTGTTTTCAGCTAGGTGTTGCACTTAATATTACAATTCGTCTAATCAATAAACCTGAAAAATCGGACTCGACGATGTCGAATCCGATACATGATTTTTTTAGACATTCATTCGTTTCACTGCGTGACTTTTTGTACGACTGGTGCCGGTACGATGACAGGCTCCCGTGTCATGACAGCAACGACACGTCCAGCGATCGCTACAGCTAGTAACGTATATAACGTTAAGCTGAGCGGCAGATAGACGAGTGAGATGACTAACACGATGGCGTCGAGTCCGAACAAGATTGTTCCGATCGATAGACCTGTCAGTTTGCTGAGTCCCATCGATAGCAGGTCGTCCCCACCTGTTGCCGCTCCACTTTTCAAAACAAGTCCGAGACCATATCCGGTCACGATTCCGCTAGCAATCGCTGCGCTGAGCGTCGCTGGCCAAGCCTGTTCTGGAAAGTGGAACAAATCAAGTCGGTGCCACATTTCATAAAAGACTGATAACGCACCTGCTGAAAGTAACGCTTCACTGACAAAGCGTTTTCCTTTGAAATACAAAGCACCAATGAAAAATGGAATATCGAGCACGATCATCGAAATTGAAGGATTGATATCAAAAAAGTATCGACCTAGCAACGATAATCCGATGAAGCCGCCTTCTGCTAATCCGAACTGTTCATTCAATGTGTAGTAACCAAACGCCATGATGAGCGTTCCGGTTAAGATGGTTGCGATTCGTTTCATGTTTTATTGTCCTCTCCCGTTTACATCGTGGGAGAGGTTTTATACGTCCCGTTTGGGTATTCATCTATTTTCGCTCTCCCTGATTTTTATAAGCCATTACCGTCTGTTCGTTATGACCGGTACTGCTAAAAATCAGGTAAGCTGAATAGATGATTGGTCCTCTCGGTATCCATCGGTTTCCACCCTTTCATTAAAAATCTACTTTCATTATAACCCGAATTTCAGTAACTAAAACAGTATTACGCATTCTTCACATAATCCAAACAGTTTTGCTCACTCATTCACAATTTAGACAAGATTATGCTCAACATTGAACAAACTACTTGAAAACGATCTTGTGAAGGATTACACTAAGTATATCAAATGAATGTGATATTTATCACAAACAAAACACAAAGGAGACTTTACCCATGAAAATAGCAGTCATCGGATGTACACACGCAGGAACAGCAGCAGTCAAAGAACTCGCTTCACAACAAGACGTCGAGATCACCGTTTATGAGCGGAATGACAATGTATCGTTTCTCTCTTGTGGAATCGCGCTTCACGTCGGTGGTGTCGTCAAACATGCGGAATCACTTTTCTACTCATCACCAAGTGAACTCGCTGAACTCGGCGCTGAGATGCGTCTGAAACATGATGTGCTTGAAATCGATAGTGAACGCCAAACGATCGTTGCGAAAAACCTCATGACTGGTGAAGTCGTTCACGATACGTACGATAAACTCATCATGACGACAGGATCATGGCCAATCATTCCGATGCTTCCTGGCATCGAGTTGAATCAAATCGAGCTTTGTAAAAACTATCACCACGCTCAAACAATCATTGAAAAAGCGACAGATGCACAACGGATCACCGT
This region includes:
- a CDS encoding YitT family protein codes for the protein MKRIATILTGTLIMAFGYYTLNEQFGLAEGGFIGLSLLGRYFFDINPSISMIVLDIPFFIGALYFKGKRFVSEALLSAGALSVFYEMWHRLDLFHFPEQAWPATLSAAIASGIVTGYGLGLVLKSGAATGGDDLLSMGLSKLTGLSIGTILFGLDAIVLVISLVYLPLSLTLYTLLAVAIAGRVVAVMTREPVIVPAPVVQKVTQ
- a CDS encoding GNAT family N-acetyltransferase — encoded protein: MIRKAYASEAQQIAPLIEQAIHEIAETLTGTTKREDVLERLAYFVAETGNRLSHENILVKIIEGEVAGIVIAYAGTDAKRLDEPIKDQLKHWTGQDIQIDVETEGPVYYLDTLSVDARHGGKGIGTELLQAAAEEGEKRGLQAFTLNADQTNAGAQRLYRRLGFEPIRTIEISGGTFDYMERRYDTQQ
- a CDS encoding IS30 family transposase, producing MSYVHLTTSERVKIETYLELGFSMRKIAQHLGRQPSTISRELKRNPSYNAINAGRRYEMQKKNCGARTLFSASLGSRILSKLRETWSPEQIARRLFHKQGPSYSTIYRWIYKGFIKSDLGVLRQKGKRQKPRETRGRFNIGLPISKRPSDVRGRETFGHWELDTVVSGRGQTKACVATFIERKSRFYIVLPMVDRSSHSMEHAIRTLYSSFPSGTFQTMTTDRGKEFSCHERIQDSLGIPMYFADPYSSWQRGSNENANGLLREFFPKGTNFGMINKTELDHALSRINNRPRKCLDWKTAYEVFSEEVLRLI